A single region of the Deltaproteobacteria bacterium genome encodes:
- a CDS encoding NAD(P)H-dependent oxidoreductase subunit E, with protein sequence MKSASVDPKDLSAESRARIEREMAKFPKKRGALLAALHIAQEEHGWISPALAKVLAHMFEIAPIEVMEVVSFYNMFYDRPQGRHHVYVCTNLPCSLRGARGMLRAIESHLGVRAGETTADGRITLGHEECLGACAYAPMLRVGETYHENLDVEQAKRLVDALE encoded by the coding sequence GTGAAGAGCGCTTCTGTTGATCCGAAGGACCTGTCCGCCGAGTCGCGCGCGCGCATCGAGCGCGAGATGGCGAAGTTCCCGAAGAAGCGCGGCGCGCTGCTCGCGGCGCTGCACATCGCGCAGGAAGAGCACGGCTGGATCTCGCCGGCGCTCGCCAAGGTGCTCGCGCACATGTTCGAGATCGCACCGATCGAAGTGATGGAAGTCGTCTCGTTCTACAACATGTTCTACGACCGCCCGCAGGGCCGGCACCACGTCTACGTGTGCACGAATCTGCCGTGCTCGCTGCGCGGCGCGCGCGGGATGCTGCGCGCGATCGAATCGCACCTCGGCGTGCGCGCGGGCGAGACGACGGCCGACGGGCGCATCACGCTCGGCCACGAGGAGTGCCTCGGCGCCTGCGCGTACGCACCGATGCTGCGCGTCGGCGAGACCTACCACGAGAACCTGGACGTCGAGCAGGCCAAGCGCCTGGTCGACGCGCTCGAGTAA
- the nuoF gene encoding NADH-quinone oxidoreductase subunit NuoF, which produces MGLKAPYVTNYLTQHFADDAFGHVDGYVARGGYEAARQAITRMAPEEVATLVKDAGLQGRGGAGFVAGLKWTFMPKGNDKPKYLVCNADESEPGSFKDRLLMERGPHQLLEGILIAAWATGAEKTFVYIRGEYAFAAQVLQRAIDEAYSRGYLGPRVMGTALSHDVVLVRGAGAYICGEETGLLESLEGKKGQPRKKPPFPAQYGAFGMPTTVNNVETFSHVPHIVARGKDWFRGIGTEKSPGTTIFGVSGHVVRPGLYELPLGTKLDTIIFEHAGGVPDGKKVKGVIPGGMSMKILPAGQLDTPMANESLRERGSMLGTGGIIVMDETTCMVRAASVISYFFRDESCGQCTQCREGTGWLNKIIGRIERGAGTREDIDILLDVAGKMEGATICAFSDAAAWPVQGILKHFRDDFEAHVREQKCPFPASFEL; this is translated from the coding sequence ATGGGACTCAAGGCGCCGTACGTCACGAACTACCTGACGCAGCACTTCGCGGACGACGCCTTCGGTCACGTGGACGGCTACGTCGCGCGCGGCGGCTACGAGGCCGCGCGCCAGGCGATCACGCGCATGGCGCCCGAAGAGGTCGCCACGCTCGTCAAGGACGCGGGCCTGCAAGGGCGCGGCGGCGCGGGCTTCGTCGCGGGCCTCAAGTGGACGTTCATGCCCAAGGGCAACGACAAGCCCAAGTACCTCGTCTGCAACGCAGACGAATCGGAGCCGGGCTCGTTCAAGGATCGCCTCCTGATGGAGCGCGGCCCGCATCAGCTGCTCGAAGGCATCCTGATCGCCGCGTGGGCGACGGGCGCGGAGAAGACCTTCGTCTACATCCGCGGCGAGTACGCGTTCGCCGCGCAGGTGTTGCAGCGCGCGATCGACGAGGCGTATTCGCGCGGCTACCTCGGCCCGCGCGTGATGGGCACCGCGCTCTCGCACGACGTGGTGCTCGTGCGCGGCGCGGGCGCCTACATCTGCGGCGAAGAGACGGGCCTGCTCGAATCGCTCGAGGGCAAGAAGGGCCAGCCGCGCAAGAAGCCGCCGTTCCCCGCGCAGTACGGCGCGTTCGGCATGCCCACCACGGTGAACAACGTCGAGACGTTCAGCCACGTCCCGCACATCGTCGCGCGGGGCAAGGACTGGTTCCGCGGCATCGGCACCGAGAAGAGCCCGGGCACCACGATCTTCGGCGTGTCCGGGCATGTCGTCAGGCCCGGGCTCTACGAGCTGCCGCTCGGCACGAAGCTCGACACGATCATCTTCGAGCACGCGGGCGGTGTGCCCGACGGCAAGAAGGTGAAGGGCGTCATCCCCGGCGGCATGTCGATGAAGATCCTGCCCGCCGGCCAGCTGGACACGCCGATGGCGAACGAGTCGCTGCGCGAGCGCGGCTCGATGCTCGGCACCGGCGGCATCATCGTGATGGACGAGACCACCTGCATGGTGCGCGCGGCCAGCGTGATCTCGTACTTCTTCCGCGACGAGTCGTGCGGCCAGTGCACGCAGTGCCGCGAAGGCACGGGCTGGCTGAACAAGATCATCGGCCGCATCGAGCGCGGGGCGGGCACGCGCGAGGACATCGACATCCTGCTCGACGTCGCGGGCAAGATGGAGGGCGCCACGATCTGCGCGTTCTCCGACGCCGCCGCGTGGCCGGTGCAGGGCATCCTCAAACACTTCCGCGACGACTTCGAAGCGCACGTGCGCGAACAGAAGTGTCCGTTCCCCGCGAGCTTCGAGCTGTAA
- a CDS encoding (2Fe-2S)-binding protein, whose protein sequence is MANVTIDGVKYEVQDGRTILQALDDLGLLMNGVDVPHYCWHPKLSIDGSCRLCQVEVKGQPKLQIACNTPVAEGMEITTANERVKKAREGVMELLLVNHPLDCPICDQAGECKLQDYAYEYGVTHARTKEPRRALKKRVDLGPTITFDQERCILCRRCVRFTREISQTSELTVMSRGDRSTIETFPGAPLDNDYSMNVADICPVGALTTKDFRFKIRVWFLDDKPGVCTGCASGCNIHLGVANNQVYRYVPRRNDAVNATWMCDEGRMSYKRIGASDRIREAGVRTATGGLASAKLDAAVAAAAAKLRAVTTAGGASVAALASAHATNEDLFVLRRFCEAIGTETMGVAVPKGRSDEILIKAEKAANGAGARALGFKDAASVAERVKAGAVRALIVLGSDALALLGGEAALAKLDCVILLGTHHSALERAAHVVFPARVAAEKRGTLTNHAGHVQRVAPAVEPAFDAWSEGEVLLRLGQALGLAGFAPGVAFNAREVSKAIGQVVPAFAGCDYDSVGDEGRPLGGAGAR, encoded by the coding sequence ATGGCAAACGTCACGATCGACGGCGTGAAGTACGAAGTGCAGGACGGGCGCACGATCCTGCAGGCGCTCGACGACCTCGGGCTGCTCATGAACGGCGTCGACGTGCCGCACTACTGCTGGCATCCGAAGCTCTCGATCGACGGCTCGTGCCGACTCTGCCAAGTCGAGGTGAAGGGTCAGCCGAAGCTCCAGATCGCCTGCAACACGCCCGTCGCCGAGGGCATGGAGATCACCACCGCGAACGAGCGCGTGAAGAAGGCGCGCGAGGGCGTGATGGAGCTGCTGCTCGTCAATCACCCCCTCGATTGCCCGATCTGCGATCAGGCGGGCGAGTGCAAGCTGCAGGACTACGCCTACGAGTACGGCGTCACGCACGCGCGCACGAAAGAGCCGCGGCGCGCGCTGAAGAAGCGCGTCGACCTCGGGCCGACGATCACGTTCGACCAGGAGCGCTGCATCTTGTGCCGGCGCTGCGTGCGCTTCACGCGCGAGATCTCGCAGACGAGCGAGCTCACCGTGATGAGCCGCGGCGATCGCTCGACGATCGAGACGTTCCCCGGCGCGCCGCTCGACAACGACTACTCGATGAACGTGGCCGACATCTGCCCGGTCGGCGCGCTCACCACGAAGGACTTCCGCTTCAAGATCCGCGTGTGGTTCCTCGACGACAAGCCGGGCGTCTGCACCGGCTGCGCGAGTGGCTGCAACATCCACCTCGGCGTCGCGAACAATCAGGTCTACCGCTACGTGCCGCGGCGCAACGACGCGGTGAACGCGACCTGGATGTGCGACGAAGGCCGCATGTCCTACAAGCGCATCGGCGCGAGCGACCGCATCCGTGAAGCCGGCGTGCGCACCGCGACGGGCGGCCTCGCGAGCGCGAAGCTCGACGCCGCGGTCGCCGCCGCCGCCGCGAAGCTGCGCGCCGTAACGACAGCGGGCGGCGCCTCGGTCGCCGCGCTCGCCTCCGCGCACGCGACGAACGAGGACCTGTTCGTGCTGCGCCGCTTCTGCGAGGCGATCGGCACGGAGACGATGGGCGTCGCGGTTCCGAAGGGGCGCTCCGACGAGATCTTGATCAAGGCGGAGAAGGCCGCGAACGGCGCCGGCGCGCGTGCGCTCGGCTTCAAGGACGCGGCGAGCGTCGCCGAGCGCGTGAAGGCCGGCGCGGTGCGCGCGCTGATCGTGCTCGGCAGCGATGCGCTCGCGTTGTTAGGTGGCGAGGCCGCGCTCGCGAAGCTCGACTGCGTGATCCTGCTGGGCACGCATCACTCCGCGCTCGAGCGCGCTGCGCACGTGGTGTTCCCCGCGCGCGTCGCCGCGGAGAAGCGCGGCACGCTCACGAATCACGCGGGCCACGTGCAGCGCGTGGCGCCCGCGGTGGAGCCCGCGTTCGACGCGTGGAGCGAGGGCGAGGTGCTGCTGCGCCTCGGCCAGGCGCTCGGGCTCGCGGGCTTCGCGCCGGGCGTCGCGTTCAATGCGCGCGAAGTCTCGAAGGCGATCGGGCAGGTGGTGCCCGCGTTCGCGGGCTGCGACTACGACTCGGTGGGCGACGAAGGGCGACCGCTCGGCGGCGCGGGAGCGCGCTGA
- a CDS encoding NADH-quinone oxidoreductase subunit H has protein sequence MLVIVLVIMGLFLPLITWVERKQSAVMQDRIGANRAHVLGITALGLLHPAADVVKLATKEDVVPAGANRWIHQLAPIIALVPAIITLAVIPYGGKYQMDGWVLNLVVADIDWGMLYVFAVGSIATYGAVMAGWASNSNWGLLGSMRASAQMISYEVTMGLSLVGLFMVFNSLSLVEIAQAQDKTLWLFGLVPLPNWGIFLQPLGFILFLTCIMAENKRPPFDAPEGESELVAGYHMEYSGMRFGLFYTAEFLEVPVIGMIVTTLFLGGYAIPFVSQEMIIGGLTPALGASFATVVCIALHFVTFLIKVIVMIWLQMAIRWTLPRFRYDQVMDLCWKMILPISIANAFVTAGVILFLERA, from the coding sequence ATGCTCGTGATCGTGCTCGTGATCATGGGTCTGTTCCTGCCTCTCATCACCTGGGTCGAGCGCAAGCAGAGCGCCGTGATGCAGGACCGCATCGGCGCCAACCGCGCCCACGTGCTCGGCATCACCGCGCTCGGCCTGCTGCACCCCGCGGCCGACGTCGTGAAGCTCGCGACCAAAGAAGACGTCGTGCCCGCCGGCGCGAATCGCTGGATCCATCAGCTCGCGCCGATCATCGCGCTGGTGCCCGCGATCATCACGCTCGCCGTGATCCCGTACGGCGGGAAGTACCAGATGGACGGCTGGGTGCTGAACCTCGTCGTCGCCGACATCGACTGGGGAATGCTCTACGTGTTCGCGGTCGGCTCGATCGCGACCTACGGCGCCGTGATGGCGGGCTGGGCGAGCAACTCGAACTGGGGCTTGCTCGGCTCGATGCGCGCCTCGGCGCAGATGATCTCGTACGAAGTGACGATGGGGCTCTCGCTCGTCGGCCTCTTCATGGTGTTCAACTCGCTGAGCCTCGTGGAGATCGCGCAGGCGCAGGACAAGACGCTCTGGCTGTTCGGCCTCGTTCCGCTGCCGAACTGGGGGATCTTCCTCCAGCCGCTCGGCTTCATCCTGTTCCTCACCTGCATCATGGCCGAGAACAAGCGGCCGCCGTTCGACGCGCCGGAAGGCGAGAGCGAGCTCGTGGCCGGGTACCACATGGAGTACTCGGGCATGCGCTTCGGCCTGTTCTACACGGCCGAGTTCCTCGAAGTGCCGGTGATCGGCATGATCGTCACCACGCTGTTCCTCGGCGGCTATGCGATCCCGTTCGTCTCGCAGGAGATGATCATCGGCGGCCTCACGCCCGCGCTCGGCGCGAGCTTCGCGACGGTCGTCTGCATCGCGCTGCACTTCGTCACGTTCCTGATCAAGGTGATCGTGATGATCTGGCTGCAGATGGCGATCCGCTGGACGCTGCCGCGCTTCCGGTACGACCAGGTGATGGACCTGTGCTGGAAGATGATCCTGCCGATCTCGATCGCGAATGCGTTCGTGACGGCCGGCGTGATCTTGTTCCTGGAGCGCGCATGA
- a CDS encoding NADH-quinone oxidoreductase subunit J → MTLFYIFAFIAIAGALGMLLNTRNTVAAALSLVVTMCALAAIYVQLDAYLIGALQVMVYAGAILVLFLFVVMLLNLRSDDFGGARYAKPLLATLGAAAIGAGFLTLLPGAFGPAAELSAGFGGYREVGRELFTNYVLAFEVTSLLLLGAMIGAVILAKRKID, encoded by the coding sequence ATGACGCTCTTCTACATCTTCGCGTTCATCGCGATCGCCGGCGCGCTCGGCATGCTGCTCAACACGCGCAACACCGTGGCCGCGGCGCTCTCGCTCGTCGTCACGATGTGCGCGCTCGCCGCGATCTACGTGCAGCTCGACGCGTACCTGATCGGCGCGCTGCAGGTGATGGTCTACGCCGGCGCGATCCTCGTGCTGTTCCTGTTCGTGGTGATGCTGCTCAACCTGCGCAGCGACGACTTCGGCGGCGCGCGCTACGCGAAGCCATTGCTCGCGACGCTCGGCGCCGCCGCGATCGGCGCAGGCTTCCTCACGCTGCTGCCCGGCGCGTTCGGCCCCGCCGCGGAGCTCAGCGCAGGCTTCGGCGGCTACCGCGAAGTCGGGCGCGAGCTCTTCACCAACTACGTGCTCGCGTTCGAAGTCACCTCGCTGCTGCTGCTCGGCGCGATGATCGGCGCAGTGATTCTCGCCAAGCGGAAGATCGACTGA
- the nuoK gene encoding NADH-quinone oxidoreductase subunit NuoK, translating into MVTQAVALSGILFLLGVIGALTRRNLIVILMSIELMLNAVNLALVAFSRQWGDHAGQLFVLMVIVVAAAEVAVGLGIVIALFRNRESVNVEDASLLKW; encoded by the coding sequence ATGGTCACGCAAGCCGTCGCGCTCTCGGGGATCCTGTTCTTGCTCGGCGTGATCGGCGCGCTCACGCGCCGCAACCTGATCGTGATCCTGATGTCGATCGAGCTGATGCTGAACGCGGTGAACCTCGCGCTCGTCGCGTTCTCGCGGCAGTGGGGCGATCACGCGGGCCAGCTGTTCGTGCTGATGGTGATCGTCGTCGCCGCCGCCGAAGTCGCGGTCGGCCTCGGCATCGTGATCGCGCTGTTCCGCAACCGCGAGAGCGTCAACGTCGAGGACGCGAGTCTCCTGAAATGGTAG
- the nuoL gene encoding NADH-quinone oxidoreductase subunit L: MVEATPNDLIRWVPLLPLLGALVHGVLLAFFRTQLSRTLTIALSCGSVVASFLLSLALVNDLTQLAPGARVMSDSLFTWIGTASFTAEAAFLLDPLSAVMILVVTGVGSLIHIYSIGYMDDDHRDDRGFARFFCYLNLFTFSMLMLVLGDNLLVMFLGWEGVGVCSYLLIGFWYSDTWNAYCGSKAFIVNRIGDFGFLLGLFLLFWSLSGEGQAAIAFRDIQAAFPAIAEQTVQLPQWLSFLPGFPEWKLATLIGLCFFVGAAGKSAQLPLYVWLPDAMAGPTPVSALIHAATMVTAGVYMVSRMSFVYAEADGAMAFIAWTGAITALLSATIAIAQTDIKKVLAYSTVSQLGFMFVAAGCGAFGAAMFHVVTHAFFKALLFLGAGSVILAMHHEQDTDKMGGLRTKLPWTHKVFLMGVLAIAGAPFFSGFFSKDEILLAAKLSHVPAHGALYAVMLGTAGITAFYMFRLYFRTFLGKSRASEQTLSHVHEPAWTVVAPLVVLALASIFGGFLGPAAALNPLLGILNIAPENSNSFANFVAPVLSNAHHEITLSEERLLAVYSVLVAGVGVALAALMYVWRPAIPVAIRGALGPLHRAVENKYYVDEIYDALFVKPLVWLSKNVLHRFFDAGVIDGVLVNGSAATVRGVTSGLLKYAQSGFAQSYLGWMALGTACLLVWLATQVA, from the coding sequence ATGGTAGAAGCGACGCCGAACGACCTGATCCGCTGGGTGCCCCTGCTGCCGCTGCTCGGCGCTCTCGTGCACGGCGTGCTGCTCGCCTTCTTCCGCACGCAGCTCTCGCGCACGCTCACGATCGCGCTCTCGTGCGGCTCGGTCGTCGCGTCGTTCCTGCTCTCGCTCGCGCTCGTGAACGACCTCACGCAGCTCGCGCCGGGCGCGCGCGTGATGAGCGACTCGCTCTTCACCTGGATCGGCACCGCCAGCTTCACCGCCGAAGCCGCGTTCCTGCTCGATCCGCTCAGCGCCGTGATGATCCTCGTCGTCACCGGGGTCGGCTCGCTCATCCACATCTACTCGATCGGGTACATGGATGACGACCACCGCGACGACCGCGGCTTCGCGCGCTTCTTCTGTTACCTGAACCTGTTCACGTTCTCGATGCTGATGCTGGTGCTCGGGGACAACCTGCTGGTGATGTTCCTCGGCTGGGAAGGCGTCGGCGTCTGTTCCTACCTGCTGATCGGCTTCTGGTACTCGGACACGTGGAACGCCTACTGCGGCAGCAAGGCGTTCATCGTCAACCGCATCGGCGACTTCGGCTTCTTGCTCGGCTTGTTCCTGCTGTTCTGGTCGCTCTCCGGCGAGGGCCAGGCCGCGATCGCGTTCCGCGACATCCAGGCCGCGTTCCCCGCGATCGCAGAGCAGACGGTGCAGCTGCCGCAGTGGCTCTCGTTCCTGCCCGGCTTCCCCGAGTGGAAGCTCGCCACGCTGATCGGCCTGTGCTTCTTCGTCGGCGCCGCCGGCAAGTCCGCGCAGCTGCCGCTCTACGTGTGGCTGCCCGACGCGATGGCGGGCCCGACGCCCGTGTCCGCGCTGATTCACGCCGCCACGATGGTGACCGCGGGCGTCTACATGGTCTCGCGCATGAGCTTCGTCTACGCGGAGGCGGACGGCGCGATGGCGTTCATCGCGTGGACGGGCGCGATCACGGCGCTGCTCTCGGCCACGATCGCGATCGCGCAGACCGACATCAAGAAAGTGCTCGCGTACTCCACCGTCTCGCAGCTCGGCTTCATGTTCGTGGCCGCGGGCTGCGGCGCGTTCGGCGCGGCGATGTTCCACGTCGTCACGCACGCGTTCTTCAAGGCGCTGCTCTTCCTCGGCGCCGGCAGCGTGATCCTCGCGATGCACCACGAGCAGGACACGGACAAGATGGGCGGCCTGCGGACGAAGCTGCCGTGGACGCACAAGGTGTTCCTGATGGGCGTGCTCGCGATCGCGGGTGCGCCGTTCTTCTCCGGATTCTTCTCGAAGGACGAGATCCTGCTCGCCGCGAAGCTCTCGCACGTGCCCGCCCACGGCGCGCTCTACGCAGTCATGCTCGGCACCGCAGGCATCACGGCCTTCTACATGTTCCGCCTCTACTTCCGCACGTTCCTCGGCAAGAGCCGCGCGAGCGAGCAGACGTTGTCTCACGTGCACGAGCCCGCGTGGACGGTCGTCGCGCCGCTCGTCGTGCTGGCCCTCGCCTCGATCTTCGGCGGCTTCCTCGGTCCAGCGGCGGCGCTGAACCCGCTGCTCGGCATCCTCAACATCGCGCCTGAGAACTCGAACAGCTTCGCGAACTTCGTCGCGCCCGTGCTCTCGAACGCGCACCACGAGATCACGCTGAGCGAAGAGCGCCTGCTCGCCGTGTACTCGGTGCTCGTCGCGGGCGTCGGCGTCGCGCTCGCAGCGCTGATGTACGTGTGGCGCCCCGCCATCCCCGTCGCGATTCGCGGCGCGCTCGGGCCGCTCCATCGCGCGGTCGAGAACAAGTACTACGTGGACGAGATCTACGACGCGCTGTTCGTGAAGCCCCTCGTGTGGCTCTCGAAGAACGTTCTGCACCGCTTCTTCGACGCGGGCGTGATCGACGGCGTGCTCGTGAACGGCTCGGCGGCGACGGTGCGCGGGGTGACGAGCGGCCTGCTCAAGTACGCGCAGTCGGGCTTCGCGCAGAGCTACCTCGGCTGGATGGCGCTCGGCACGGCGTGCCTGCTCGTCTGGCTCGCGACGCAGGTGGCGTGA
- a CDS encoding NADH-quinone oxidoreductase subunit M — protein sequence MFEGNLVSVVSFLPLAAALVLLVVDQIAKLADAVWKSAALITSLLTFVISLQLWCGYDATRADYQFVEHVPWLAEWGVNYFVGIDGISLLLILLTTFLQPIVLVASWNDIKTSVKSFLFFMLALETGMIATFAALNLFQFYLFWELMLIPMYFIIGIWGGPRRVYAAIKFFLFTMAGSLLMLVAMLVVYRLHFEQTGTLTLDLVAPPGSTLPGLLDTAILPGGDVWWRTQPWLFAAFALAFGIKVPVFPFHTWLPDAHVEAPTAGSAILAGVLLKMGTYGFVRFALPLFPDAAVEFAPLVFGLGVMGIVYGALVAMVQSDIKKLVAYSSVAHLGFVMLGTFALNDEGLKGSVLQMVNHGLSTGALFLLVGMIYERRHTREIGAFGGIAKPMPVYAAMFGIVTMSSIGLPGLNGFVGEFLILLGTFEAAPLVATLATFGVVLAAVYMLWMYRRVFFGPVEVPENRGLIDLDLREKLVIAAVVIPIVWIGVYPQPLLTRLSAPVSEILRVMEAKRAATAAEATAPLPVPVRVSLTEPQR from the coding sequence ATGTTCGAAGGCAACCTCGTCAGCGTCGTCTCGTTCCTGCCGCTCGCCGCGGCGCTCGTGCTGCTCGTCGTCGACCAGATCGCGAAGCTCGCGGACGCGGTGTGGAAGAGCGCGGCGCTGATCACGAGCCTGCTCACCTTCGTGATCTCGCTCCAGCTCTGGTGCGGCTACGACGCGACGCGCGCCGACTACCAGTTCGTCGAGCACGTGCCGTGGCTCGCGGAGTGGGGCGTCAACTACTTCGTCGGCATCGACGGCATCAGCCTGCTCTTGATCCTGCTCACGACGTTCCTGCAGCCGATCGTGCTGGTCGCGTCGTGGAACGACATCAAGACCAGCGTCAAGTCGTTCCTGTTCTTCATGCTCGCGCTCGAGACGGGCATGATCGCGACCTTCGCCGCGCTGAATCTCTTCCAGTTCTACCTGTTCTGGGAGCTGATGCTGATTCCGATGTACTTCATCATCGGGATCTGGGGCGGCCCGCGGCGCGTGTACGCCGCGATCAAGTTCTTCCTGTTCACGATGGCCGGCTCGCTGCTGATGCTCGTCGCGATGCTGGTCGTCTACCGCCTGCACTTCGAGCAGACCGGCACGCTCACGCTCGACCTCGTCGCGCCGCCGGGCTCCACGCTCCCGGGTCTGCTCGACACCGCGATCCTGCCGGGCGGCGACGTGTGGTGGCGCACGCAGCCGTGGCTGTTCGCGGCCTTCGCGCTCGCGTTCGGCATCAAGGTCCCGGTGTTCCCGTTCCACACCTGGCTTCCCGACGCGCACGTCGAGGCGCCCACCGCTGGCTCCGCGATCCTCGCCGGCGTGCTGCTGAAGATGGGCACCTACGGCTTCGTGCGCTTCGCGCTGCCGCTCTTCCCCGACGCCGCAGTCGAGTTCGCGCCGCTCGTGTTCGGCCTCGGCGTGATGGGCATCGTGTACGGCGCGCTCGTGGCGATGGTGCAGAGCGACATCAAGAAGCTCGTCGCGTACTCGTCGGTCGCGCACCTCGGCTTCGTGATGCTCGGAACCTTCGCGCTGAACGACGAGGGCCTGAAGGGTTCCGTGCTGCAGATGGTGAACCACGGCCTCTCGACCGGCGCGCTCTTCCTGCTCGTCGGCATGATCTACGAGCGCCGTCACACCCGCGAGATCGGCGCGTTCGGCGGCATCGCGAAGCCGATGCCGGTGTACGCCGCGATGTTCGGGATCGTGACGATGTCGAGCATCGGCCTGCCCGGGCTGAACGGCTTCGTGGGCGAGTTCCTGATCTTGTTAGGCACGTTCGAGGCCGCGCCGCTCGTCGCGACGCTCGCGACCTTCGGCGTCGTGCTCGCCGCGGTCTACATGCTGTGGATGTATCGCCGCGTGTTCTTCGGGCCCGTCGAGGTGCCGGAGAATCGCGGCCTGATCGACCTCGACCTGCGCGAGAAGCTCGTGATCGCCGCGGTCGTGATCCCGATCGTGTGGATCGGCGTCTACCCGCAGCCGCTGCTCACGCGCCTCTCGGCGCCGGTCAGCGAGATCCTGCGCGTGATGGAGGCGAAGCGCGCGGCCACGGCGGCGGAGGCGACCGCGCCGCTCCCGGTTCCCGTGCGCGTGAGCCTCACGGAGCCGCAGCGATGA
- a CDS encoding NADH-quinone oxidoreductase subunit N has protein sequence MIPAPVLNLAAAMPLLLIAGGAFLVLLLDLFLGRATDSERWRKNLALTFVSVGVLAAVGWSANAFLAGGALEFSPDHPMFQLDRLTAFGTISVCIGAVLALLLSTYYLKEVGVQHGEYYALVLLATSGMILLVGSVDLISAFLGIELMSIPIYVLAGFDRRRVRANESALKYFLAGSFASALLLYGMALLYGATGETSYAGIGAAFDGSDPLAVIGLALLLVGFTFKVSAVPFHQWTPDVYEGAPASVTAYMSVTVKAAAFVALVRLAHTTFGGVEGPLTDALWVIAAATMIVGNLMAVIQDNVKRMLAYSSVAHAGYLLVGLVAASPGGYGDAYASVLFYLVAYLFLNLGAFGVIIALTHRGQDADRFEDYAGLAKRRHALAGLMTLFLIGLAGIPGTAGFVAKFKIFMAAVQQGYVSLVVIAVMTSLVSVYYYLRLPVLMYMREPGEAAGRLRLATGEQIALVACAVAVVVLGILPNNGPEDLLSFVRALDWSREAVAALN, from the coding sequence ATGATTCCCGCGCCCGTGCTGAACCTCGCGGCCGCGATGCCGCTGCTGCTGATCGCCGGCGGCGCGTTCCTCGTGCTCCTGCTCGACCTCTTCCTCGGCCGCGCGACCGACAGCGAGCGCTGGCGCAAGAACCTCGCGCTCACCTTCGTCTCGGTCGGCGTTCTCGCCGCCGTGGGCTGGTCGGCCAACGCGTTCCTCGCCGGCGGCGCGCTCGAGTTCAGCCCCGATCACCCGATGTTCCAGCTCGATCGCTTGACCGCGTTCGGCACGATCTCGGTCTGCATCGGTGCCGTGCTCGCGCTCTTGCTCTCGACCTATTACTTGAAGGAGGTCGGCGTCCAGCACGGCGAGTACTACGCGCTCGTGCTGCTCGCGACGAGCGGCATGATCCTGCTCGTCGGCTCGGTCGATCTGATCAGCGCCTTCCTCGGCATCGAGCTGATGAGCATCCCGATCTACGTGCTCGCCGGCTTCGACCGCCGCCGCGTGCGCGCGAACGAATCCGCGCTGAAGTACTTCCTCGCCGGCTCGTTCGCGAGCGCACTTCTGCTCTACGGCATGGCGCTCCTCTACGGCGCGACCGGCGAGACGAGCTACGCGGGAATCGGGGCCGCCTTCGACGGCAGCGATCCGCTCGCGGTGATCGGCCTCGCGCTCTTGCTCGTCGGCTTCACCTTCAAGGTCTCCGCGGTGCCGTTCCACCAGTGGACGCCCGACGTCTACGAAGGCGCGCCCGCCTCCGTGACGGCCTACATGTCCGTCACCGTGAAGGCCGCCGCGTTCGTCGCGCTGGTGCGCCTCGCGCACACCACGTTCGGGGGCGTGGAGGGCCCGCTCACCGACGCGCTCTGGGTGATCGCCGCGGCCACGATGATCGTGGGCAACCTGATGGCGGTGATTCAGGACAACGTGAAGCGCATGCTCGCTTACTCGAGCGTCGCGCACGCGGGCTACCTGCTCGTCGGCCTCGTGGCCGCTTCGCCCGGCGGCTACGGCGACGCCTACGCCAGCGTGCTCTTCTACCTCGTCGCGTACCTGTTCCTGAACCTCGGCGCCTTCGGCGTGATCATCGCGCTCACGCACCGCGGCCAGGACGCCGACCGCTTCGAGGACTACGCCGGGCTCGCGAAGCGCCGCCACGCGCTCGCCGGCCTGATGACTCTGTTCCTGATCGGCCTCGCCGGCATCCCCGGCACCGCGGGCTTCGTCGCCAAGTTCAAGATCTTCATGGCCGCGGTGCAGCAGGGCTACGTCTCGCTCGTCGTGATCGCCGTGATGACGAGCCTCGTCTCGGTCTACTACTACCTGCGCCTGCCCGTGCTCATGTACATGCGCGAGCCCGGCGAAGCCGCGGGCCGCCTGCGACTCGCGACCGGCGAGCAGATCGCGCTCGTCGCGTGCGCGGTCGCGGTGGTCGTGCTCGGCATCCTGCCCAACAACGGCCCCGAGGACCTGCTCAGCTTCGTGCGCGCCCTCGACTGGTCGCGCGAAGCGGTGGCGGCGCTGAACTGA